In Rhodopirellula islandica, one DNA window encodes the following:
- the upp gene encoding uracil phosphoribosyltransferase: MSHVHVLQHPLVSHHLCQLRDKRTRPSEFRAAVSRLAMLIGVRATDDLPTQPVTIPTPVADAPCHELATDIGIVPVLRAGLGMVDPLLDLIPDASVWHLGLYRNEQTAEPVGYYDKLPKKGAPNVALVLDPMLATGGSIDMVVRRLMRWGVEDIRVLSIIASQPGLDRVANDFPHVKLFVAAVDPSLNEQAFIVPGLGDAGDRIFDTPQND, encoded by the coding sequence ATGTCGCACGTTCACGTTTTGCAGCACCCTTTGGTTTCGCATCACCTTTGTCAATTGCGAGACAAACGGACGCGACCGTCTGAGTTCCGCGCGGCGGTTTCGCGGTTGGCAATGTTGATCGGAGTTCGCGCGACGGATGACTTGCCGACACAACCCGTCACCATTCCAACTCCGGTTGCCGACGCACCGTGTCACGAACTGGCGACCGACATCGGGATCGTGCCTGTGCTTCGAGCTGGACTGGGGATGGTCGATCCGTTGTTGGATTTGATTCCCGACGCCTCGGTGTGGCACCTCGGTTTGTATCGCAACGAGCAAACTGCCGAACCGGTTGGCTACTACGACAAACTGCCGAAGAAGGGTGCACCGAACGTTGCCTTGGTGCTCGATCCGATGCTGGCCACCGGCGGCTCGATCGACATGGTCGTTCGCCGTTTGATGCGGTGGGGCGTCGAAGACATTCGCGTGCTCAGCATCATCGCGTCGCAACCCGGACTCGACCGCGTCGCAAACGATTTCCCCCACGTCAAACTGTTCGTCGCTGCGGTCGATCCCAGCTTGAACGAACAAGCCTTCATCGTCCCCGGCCTCGGCGACGCCGGCGACCGCATCTTCGACACACCGCAAAACGACTGA
- a CDS encoding dihydroorotase — MARTLIRNAQAVLPGDGIHSSSGTVDLRHVLIEDGKILDVDASSTASCDHLIEADDLFLMPGVIDDQVHFREPGLTHKEDLATASHACAAGGVTTFLEMPNTKPPAVTVEGVQAKEALAAEKSLVNYGFYIGATPDNVAELNAAQNVPGIKIFIGSSTGNLLVDEQAALERIFAETTLPICAHCEDETTVRANAERLAGTTDIHDHSRIRDEAAAVISTARATELARRHQHRFHVLHVSTGAELVSLADPSPYLTAEVCPHHLFFNVDDYDRLGSRIQMNPSIKTAADNAKLWQALQDDVIQVIATDHAPHTLEEKAQPYPQSPSGLPAVENSLALMLNQCNAGKVTMPQIAHWMSDAPARVWDITGKGRIANGYDADLVLVRMNSERTIRDEDQHTKNRWSPWNGETLRGWPVTTIVNGSIVWSIDGGFREKIRGQKPTFDHARGGFWNTADGIGPT, encoded by the coding sequence ATGGCTCGCACTCTGATTCGAAACGCGCAGGCGGTTTTGCCTGGCGATGGCATCCACAGTTCTTCCGGCACCGTCGACCTTCGCCACGTCTTGATCGAAGACGGCAAAATTCTCGACGTGGATGCTTCTTCCACCGCTTCCTGCGATCATCTGATCGAAGCGGATGATCTGTTCCTGATGCCGGGCGTGATCGACGATCAAGTCCACTTTCGCGAACCAGGTCTGACGCACAAAGAAGACTTGGCGACGGCGTCTCATGCGTGTGCCGCCGGTGGCGTGACCACGTTCTTGGAAATGCCCAACACGAAACCACCTGCGGTCACCGTCGAAGGTGTCCAAGCCAAAGAAGCACTGGCAGCCGAAAAGTCGCTGGTCAACTACGGCTTCTACATCGGCGCGACACCGGACAACGTGGCCGAGTTGAATGCCGCTCAAAACGTTCCCGGCATCAAGATCTTCATCGGTAGCAGCACCGGAAACCTGTTGGTCGACGAACAAGCCGCCTTGGAACGCATCTTCGCCGAGACGACTCTGCCGATCTGCGCCCACTGCGAAGACGAAACGACCGTGCGAGCCAACGCGGAACGACTGGCCGGGACCACCGACATTCACGATCACTCCCGCATCCGCGATGAAGCCGCTGCGGTGATCTCAACCGCACGAGCCACCGAGTTGGCCCGTCGGCATCAACATCGTTTTCATGTCTTGCATGTGTCCACCGGCGCGGAACTCGTGTCGCTCGCGGATCCATCGCCATACCTGACCGCGGAAGTCTGCCCACACCACTTGTTCTTCAACGTGGATGATTACGACCGCTTGGGTTCACGGATTCAAATGAACCCCTCGATCAAAACCGCGGCGGACAACGCCAAGCTTTGGCAAGCACTGCAAGACGATGTCATCCAAGTCATCGCGACCGACCACGCGCCTCACACGCTGGAAGAAAAAGCCCAACCCTACCCGCAGTCACCATCGGGTTTGCCAGCGGTCGAGAACTCGCTGGCGTTGATGCTGAATCAATGCAACGCTGGCAAGGTCACGATGCCACAGATTGCTCACTGGATGAGCGATGCCCCCGCACGGGTCTGGGACATCACCGGCAAGGGCCGCATTGCCAACGGCTACGACGCTGACTTGGTGTTGGTCCGCATGAATTCCGAGCGCACGATTCGCGACGAAGACCAACACACGAAGAACCGCTGGAGCCCCTGGAACGGCGAGACTCTTCGCGGATGGCCGGTCACGACGATCGTGAACGGTTCCATCGTGTGGTCCATCGACGGCGGTTTTCGCGAAAAGATCCGCGGCCAAAAACCAACCTTCGATCACGCCCGCGGCGGCTTCTGGAACACAGCCGATGGCATCGGCCCGACCTAA
- a CDS encoding sugar ABC transporter ATP-binding protein translates to MTDAPHRLELTGIRKHFGSTKALDGVDLVVGPGEVHAIIGENGAGKSTLMKVLSGAHCPDAGRIQIDGEEVDLSNPRASQAAGIAMIYQELNLAPDLSVADNITLGDEPSRWGGRGGGWLDRSRQNAIAKEALKRLHCEDIDPAQPVRELSIAQQQMVEIARAVVADRTLKLLILDEPTSSLTQVDTENLFAVIERLKSEGVSVLYISHFLEECQRIGDRFTVLRDGVTAGSGSLMETDSDWMPMDSIVQMMVGREISELYPDLDHVRGEPVLQLENVRGSRLPTDVSLTLHRGEILGLAGLIGAGRTETVRALFGLDRLASGKVVVMGRENARRDPQKSWIRDAMGLVSEDRKNEGLFLERSLTENLTLTRTEPYRRGPFLRRSEMKKATEHWMKELAVRASDPDQAIGELSGGNQQKIALARLLHHDCEILLLDEPTRGIDIGSKRTIYQTIGELAAQGKAILLISSYLPELLGVCDSIGVIHQGRLTGIRPASEWTEHSLLTEALGAAATTE, encoded by the coding sequence GTGACCGACGCTCCCCATCGTCTGGAACTGACCGGAATTCGCAAACACTTTGGATCGACCAAGGCGCTTGATGGCGTGGACTTGGTCGTTGGTCCGGGGGAAGTGCACGCGATCATCGGCGAAAACGGTGCTGGCAAGAGCACGTTGATGAAGGTTTTGTCTGGTGCCCATTGCCCGGACGCCGGTCGGATTCAAATCGATGGGGAAGAAGTCGATCTGAGCAACCCGCGAGCCTCCCAGGCCGCGGGCATCGCGATGATTTATCAGGAGCTGAACTTGGCTCCCGATTTGTCGGTCGCGGACAACATCACCCTGGGCGACGAACCGTCTCGTTGGGGCGGACGGGGCGGTGGTTGGCTGGATCGTAGCCGGCAAAATGCCATCGCCAAGGAAGCTTTGAAGCGGTTGCACTGCGAAGACATTGATCCGGCGCAACCCGTTCGCGAATTGTCGATCGCTCAGCAGCAAATGGTCGAGATCGCTCGGGCGGTCGTGGCCGATCGCACGCTGAAACTGTTGATCTTGGACGAACCCACGAGCAGCCTGACCCAGGTCGACACCGAGAACCTGTTCGCGGTGATCGAGCGACTGAAGTCCGAAGGCGTCAGCGTGCTGTACATCAGCCATTTCCTCGAAGAGTGTCAGCGGATCGGGGATCGCTTCACCGTGCTCCGCGATGGCGTGACAGCCGGCTCAGGCAGCTTGATGGAAACCGATTCGGACTGGATGCCGATGGATTCCATCGTGCAGATGATGGTCGGTCGAGAGATCTCCGAGCTCTATCCCGACCTCGATCACGTTCGCGGCGAACCCGTGTTGCAACTCGAAAACGTTCGCGGGTCACGATTGCCAACCGATGTTTCGTTGACGCTGCATCGCGGCGAGATCTTGGGGCTGGCCGGGTTGATCGGCGCGGGACGGACCGAAACCGTTCGTGCTCTGTTTGGGCTGGATCGATTGGCGTCTGGCAAAGTCGTCGTGATGGGCCGCGAAAATGCGCGACGGGATCCGCAGAAGAGTTGGATCCGAGACGCGATGGGTTTGGTGTCCGAGGATCGCAAGAACGAAGGGTTGTTCTTGGAACGCAGTCTGACCGAGAACTTGACGCTGACTCGTACGGAGCCTTACCGACGAGGCCCGTTCCTTCGCCGATCGGAAATGAAGAAGGCGACCGAGCACTGGATGAAAGAATTGGCGGTTCGGGCGAGTGACCCCGATCAGGCGATCGGCGAGTTGTCAGGCGGGAACCAACAGAAAATCGCCTTGGCTCGTTTGCTGCATCACGATTGTGAGATCCTGTTGCTCGATGAGCCCACTCGGGGCATCGACATCGGCAGCAAACGCACGATCTATCAAACGATTGGTGAGTTGGCGGCGCAAGGCAAAGCGATCTTGTTGATCAGCAGTTACTTGCCCGAGTTGCTCGGCGTCTGCGATTCAATCGGCGTGATTCACCAAGGACGCCTGACCGGCATCCGCCCAGCAAGCGAGTGGACCGAACACAGTCTGCTGACCGAAGCGCTCGGCGCTGCGGCCACAACCGAGTGA